The following coding sequences lie in one Saccharomyces mikatae IFO 1815 strain IFO1815 genome assembly, chromosome: 10 genomic window:
- the ARG3 gene encoding ornithine carbamoyltransferase (similar to Saccharomyces cerevisiae ARG3 (YJL088W); ancestral locus Anc_1.279) translates to MSSSLRHLVSIKDLSDEEFRILVQRAQHFKNVFKANKTNDFQSNHLKLLGKTIALIFTKRSTRTRISTEGAATFFGAQPMFLGKEDIQLGVNESFYDTTKVVSSMVSCIFARVNSHEDIQAFCKDSSVPIINSLCDKFHPLQAICDLLTIVENFDISLDVVNKGTNSKLKIAWIGDANNVINDMCIACLKFGMSVSIATPPGIEMDSDIVDEANTIAKRNGATFELTHDSLKASINANILVTDTFVSMGEEFAKQAKLKQFKGFQINQELAAVADPNFKFMHCLPRHQEEVSDDVFYGEHSIVFEEAENRLYAAMSAIDVFVNNKGNFKNLK, encoded by the coding sequence atgtcttcttctttacgCCATTTAGTTTCAATTAAAGATCTTTCCGATGAAGAATTTAGAATCTTAGTACAAAGAGCTCAGCATTTTAAGAATGTTTTCAAAGCAAATAAGACAAATGACTTTCAATCGAACCATTTGAAACTATTAGGTAAGACCATTGCCCTTATTTTCACTAAGAGGTCAACTAGAACAAGAATTTCCACCGAGGGTGCAGCCACCTTTTTTGGTGCCCAGCCAATGTTTTTGGGCAAAGAGGACATTCAGCTAGGTGTTAATGAATCCTTTTATGATACCACCAAGGTTGTATCATCCATGGTTTCATGTATTTTTGCCCGTGTAAATAGTCATGAAGATATTCAGGCTTTTTGTAAGGATTCATCTGTGCCAATTATTAACTCTTTATGTGATAAATTTCATCCTTTACAAGCAATTTGCGACTTGCTGACGATAgttgaaaactttgataTATCTCTGGATGTAGTAAACAAGGGTACAAATTCCAAACTGAAAATAGCATGGATTGGTGACGCTAATAATGTTATAAATGATATGTGTATCGCATGTTTGAAGTTTGGGATGAGCGTCAGCATTGCTACCCCTCCCGGTATCGAAATGGATTCCGACATAGTCGATGAAGCTAACACAATTGCTAAGAGGAACGGTGCAACATTTGAACTAACGCATGACTCCTTAAAGGCTTCCATCAATGCTAACATATTGGTAACTGACACTTTCGTCTCTATGGGTGAAGAATTTGCAAAGCAAGCTAAACTGAAACAATTCAAAGGGTTCCAAATTAATCAAGAACTAGCCGCAGTGGCTGATCCAAATTTCAAGTTTATGCATTGCCTGCCAAGACATCAAGAAGAAGTCAGTGATGATGTCTTTTATGGTGAACATTCCATTGTCTTTGAGGAGGCGGAGAACAGGCTATATGCGGCTATGTCCGCTATTGATGTCTTCGTCAATAATAAAGgcaatttcaaaaacctGAAATAA